Proteins encoded together in one Synergistaceae bacterium window:
- the mnmG gene encoding tRNA uridine-5-carboxymethylaminomethyl(34) synthesis enzyme MnmG — MILYAVFTACIIIPITKIFTGDFISVYQDSYQVIVIGGGHAGCEAALACSRMGIRTLMLNLNVDNTALMPCNPSIGGPAKGHLVREISALGGEQARAADYSTLMIRWLNTSKGAAVRALRAQCDPFMYSRYYRKLLTAQNNLDIHQDEAEEILTEGGKISGVLTRHGSRYNARAVVIAGGVYMAGRVFMGDISFSSGPMGQQNSAKLAQSLSRLGINTGKMRTDTTPRLNIHTIDFTGMTPQLSENEPLCFDIFGEGMIYADSDYACYFSRTTEKTYEILSRNISRSPLVTGDVSAHGPRYCPSIEDKFLRFPDHITHPIVFEPVSPSNDEVYVQNFSTSLPYDVQAEMIHSLPGCEHAKIIKPGYGIEYTYILPNQLKHSLENKNIPGLFCAGQVNGTSGYEEAAAQGILAGINAAMYVRNDEPIILGRDEGYLGVLVDDLTTKNTDEPYRMLTGRCEHRLLLRWDNAPHRLSRYGRKAGLIDDSRWAFLEERFRREDDEITRLKSAKISPSAEIETLCAAYGAEILTETMTLADYMKHRGVTYELAEKLSPSAEKLTREEAAHVETEIRYAGYLERENRVAGRMKSLDGAKIPDDFDYDSVKGLRAESLQKLKRYRPESLGHALRISGVTPVDVQLISVILSRDERRGNLDSIKI; from the coding sequence ATGATATTATACGCGGTATTCACAGCCTGTATAATCATTCCCATCACAAAAATTTTCACGGGGGACTTCATTTCAGTGTATCAGGACTCATATCAGGTAATCGTAATCGGCGGAGGCCACGCAGGATGTGAAGCGGCGTTAGCGTGTTCGCGAATGGGAATCCGTACCCTAATGCTGAATCTTAATGTCGACAATACAGCATTAATGCCCTGCAACCCGTCAATAGGAGGCCCGGCAAAAGGTCATCTAGTGCGCGAAATTTCAGCGTTAGGCGGAGAACAGGCAAGGGCGGCGGACTATTCGACTCTCATGATTCGCTGGCTGAACACGTCAAAGGGCGCGGCGGTCAGAGCATTGCGGGCGCAGTGTGATCCGTTCATGTACAGCAGGTACTACAGGAAATTGCTGACGGCGCAAAACAATCTCGACATACATCAGGACGAGGCAGAAGAGATTCTGACGGAGGGCGGGAAAATTTCGGGCGTTCTCACCCGGCACGGCTCACGCTATAATGCGCGGGCTGTCGTGATTGCGGGAGGGGTATACATGGCCGGGCGAGTCTTCATGGGTGATATTTCGTTCAGCTCCGGGCCTATGGGTCAGCAAAATTCCGCAAAGCTCGCACAGTCCCTTTCACGTTTGGGCATTAATACCGGGAAAATGCGTACCGACACGACTCCCCGTCTCAACATTCACACGATAGACTTCACCGGGATGACTCCGCAATTGTCCGAGAATGAGCCGCTCTGCTTTGACATTTTCGGGGAAGGGATGATTTATGCCGACTCGGATTATGCCTGCTATTTTTCGCGGACGACAGAGAAGACCTACGAAATTTTGTCGCGGAATATTTCACGGTCTCCGCTTGTTACCGGGGACGTTTCAGCACATGGCCCGCGCTACTGCCCGTCGATTGAGGATAAATTTTTGCGCTTCCCTGACCACATAACGCACCCGATTGTGTTTGAGCCTGTATCGCCGTCAAATGATGAAGTCTACGTGCAGAATTTTTCCACGAGCCTGCCCTACGATGTGCAAGCCGAAATGATACACTCCCTTCCCGGCTGTGAACACGCAAAAATCATAAAGCCCGGCTACGGAATCGAGTACACATACATTTTGCCGAATCAGTTAAAGCACTCGCTAGAGAACAAGAATATACCCGGCCTGTTTTGCGCGGGCCAGGTGAACGGGACATCAGGCTACGAGGAAGCCGCCGCTCAGGGAATATTAGCGGGCATAAACGCGGCCATGTATGTGCGTAATGATGAGCCAATAATATTGGGACGCGATGAGGGATATTTGGGCGTTCTTGTCGATGACCTGACAACGAAAAACACCGATGAGCCTTACAGAATGCTTACAGGAAGGTGCGAGCATAGATTGTTATTGAGATGGGACAACGCCCCGCACAGATTATCGCGTTACGGGAGGAAGGCAGGACTGATTGACGACTCTCGCTGGGCATTCTTGGAGGAAAGATTCAGGCGTGAAGATGACGAGATTACGCGGCTGAAGTCAGCAAAAATTTCACCGTCAGCAGAAATTGAGACATTATGCGCGGCATACGGTGCTGAAATTCTGACCGAGACAATGACTCTTGCCGACTACATGAAGCACAGGGGAGTAACATATGAGCTTGCGGAAAAATTATCGCCGTCAGCAGAAAAACTCACACGCGAGGAAGCAGCCCATGTTGAGACGGAAATACGTTACGCGGGGTATCTTGAGCGTGAGAACAGAGTCGCAGGGAGAATGAAGAGTCTTGACGGCGCGAAAATCCCGGATGATTTCGACTATGACTCAGTGAAGGGACTCAGAGCCGAGAGCCTGCAGAAATTGAAGCGTTACAGGCCGGAATCGCTCGGCCATGCTCTGAGGATTTCGGGCGTTACTCCTGTTGACGTACAATTGATTTCGGTGATACTTTCGCGGGATGAGAGGAGGGGTAATCTAGATAGCATAAAAATATAA
- a CDS encoding AAA family ATPase, whose translation MKIDRITLRNFRNFSGPTLVINWEPGINLILGKNGAGKTNLLEALSIITGWGVITGGKTSGVVSWDSPNHRAQLSAEISGNETFTVDAEISGRISLRFNGKSVSFTDLRLSVPSVIFLTGNLSLIDGSPSSRRLFVDRLCALFVPPFAKRLADFRTVLRSRISLMRQGKSPAPTDIPFFRLGGWIMDIRRGVLAEMSKIIPPGKFSLSFVPAMNAPGEVYLREMTAKTSARETYAQHPLYGPNYDDISITVTETGRPAATSLSRGQKRRLILHMILTAGRLISQRLGREPILLLDDLTAELDSDGRQWILRELSATGWQCFITAPEKPFVTRKKLGVLHLPG comes from the coding sequence TTGAAGATTGACCGCATAACCCTGCGAAACTTCAGGAACTTTTCAGGCCCGACCCTTGTAATAAACTGGGAGCCGGGTATAAATTTGATTCTCGGCAAAAACGGCGCGGGAAAAACAAATCTTCTTGAGGCTCTCAGCATTATTACAGGCTGGGGGGTCATCACGGGCGGCAAAACATCGGGCGTTGTCTCGTGGGACTCTCCGAATCACCGGGCGCAGCTGTCAGCAGAAATTTCCGGCAATGAAACTTTCACTGTTGACGCGGAAATCTCCGGGCGAATCTCTCTTAGGTTCAACGGGAAATCAGTATCATTCACGGATTTGCGGCTCTCTGTTCCGTCAGTAATATTCCTCACGGGAAATTTGTCCCTCATTGACGGCTCCCCGTCATCGCGGCGGCTTTTTGTCGACAGGCTATGCGCGCTGTTCGTGCCTCCGTTCGCGAAAAGGCTTGCGGATTTCAGGACGGTATTACGCTCCCGCATATCGCTGATGAGGCAGGGAAAGAGTCCTGCGCCTACGGATATTCCGTTCTTCAGGCTCGGAGGGTGGATTATGGACATTCGGCGGGGAGTTCTTGCGGAGATGTCGAAAATTATACCCCCCGGGAAATTCTCGCTGTCATTCGTTCCGGCCATGAATGCCCCCGGTGAAGTATACCTGCGCGAGATGACCGCGAAAACCTCAGCCCGTGAGACTTACGCCCAGCACCCTTTGTACGGCCCGAACTATGACGACATATCAATAACCGTAACAGAAACAGGAAGACCCGCGGCAACATCTCTCAGCCGGGGACAGAAACGGAGACTCATACTTCACATGATACTTACAGCGGGAAGGCTCATATCTCAGAGATTGGGACGTGAGCCGATATTGCTGCTTGACGATCTGACAGCGGAATTAGACTCGGACGGAAGGCAGTGGATTCTCCGCGAATTGTCCGCTACAGGCTGGCAGTGTTTCATTACAGCCCCGGAGAAGCCGTTTGTTACCCGCAAAAAACTGGGCGTGTTACATTTGCCCGGCTGA
- the dnaN gene encoding DNA polymerase III subunit beta, which yields MKLEIERQDFLKAWQNAEKLTASKTSNESAKGVLITASEDNTVILEATDLSTSIRCRAKGANVTEPGKAVIPAAIFGGILRKLDTEDFVLEVNSERGFLNAGRNKMRFAVISAETFPNIPESSSAEVICEIPAPVLARIIAEGSSAASQPQDFPKYLGTCLMRCSGGQLTAVSTDGKRLSLSKAPCMASKDEDLLLPANSLKELGKNLGSLGEEKTVRILSGDSVVWFGLEEAEYSIRSVEASFPKYERILNEDKHTILKTNAAELLKVLERIDIIAKTTTAHIMSVSMNPGGDMRITARAPELGTASETLQPEITGEYLQLGFNVGYFMDGLKALGNEQAVIEFSGEEGQTRMKRDGTEDFLYMLMPARLSTQDAMTEEESADFTSAPYEPMPEPENQQEQPQESQESESQQNNESDTPF from the coding sequence ATGAAACTTGAAATTGAGCGTCAAGACTTCCTCAAAGCGTGGCAGAACGCCGAGAAATTAACCGCGTCAAAGACATCAAACGAGTCAGCAAAAGGAGTCCTGATTACAGCGTCAGAAGACAATACAGTGATTCTTGAGGCCACAGACCTAAGCACCTCAATACGATGCCGGGCAAAAGGCGCAAACGTTACAGAGCCGGGAAAAGCCGTAATCCCAGCCGCGATTTTCGGGGGCATTCTCCGCAAGTTAGACACAGAAGACTTTGTGCTTGAAGTAAATTCCGAGCGCGGATTCCTCAACGCAGGCCGCAATAAAATGCGTTTCGCTGTAATTTCCGCTGAGACGTTCCCGAACATCCCGGAAAGCTCATCCGCTGAAGTCATCTGCGAAATTCCTGCCCCGGTTCTCGCCAGAATCATCGCTGAAGGAAGCTCGGCAGCCTCACAGCCTCAGGATTTCCCGAAATATCTCGGCACGTGCCTCATGAGGTGCTCAGGCGGTCAGCTCACAGCAGTGTCAACGGACGGTAAACGACTCTCACTCTCGAAAGCTCCCTGCATGGCCTCAAAGGATGAAGATTTACTGCTCCCGGCAAATTCCCTAAAGGAGCTGGGAAAGAATCTCGGCTCACTCGGCGAGGAGAAAACTGTGCGTATACTTTCCGGCGACTCTGTCGTGTGGTTCGGGCTTGAGGAAGCAGAGTACTCAATACGGAGCGTTGAAGCCTCGTTCCCGAAATATGAGCGCATACTCAACGAGGACAAGCACACTATACTGAAGACTAACGCCGCGGAATTGCTGAAAGTTCTTGAGCGTATCGACATAATCGCAAAAACTACGACGGCTCATATAATGTCAGTCTCAATGAATCCAGGCGGAGACATGAGAATCACAGCCCGCGCACCCGAATTAGGCACGGCAAGCGAGACACTTCAGCCCGAAATCACCGGGGAATATTTGCAGCTCGGCTTCAACGTAGGCTACTTCATGGACGGACTAAAGGCACTCGGAAATGAACAGGCCGTAATAGAGTTCTCCGGCGAGGAAGGACAGACACGCATGAAGCGCGACGGCACGGAAGATTTCCTGTATATGCTCATGCCCGCGAGGTTAAGCACTCAGGACGCTATGACTGAGGAAGAGTCAGCCGATTTCACTTCAGCACCATATGAGCCTATGCCCGAACCCGAAAATCAGCAGGAACAGCCGCAAGAGTCTCAAGAGTCAGAATCACAGCAGAATAACGAGTCTGATACCCCGTTTTAG
- a CDS encoding flavodoxin family protein — protein sequence MRALFVNGSPRKNWNTHKMLESAMKGASDSGAECEMIHLYDYKFKGCVSCFACKVKNNKTAGLCAYRDDLRPVLEKALASDVIIAGSPVYFSYPTGMFRSFIERLLFPIMKYEVNPDGTRPRAIDRTIYSGIIYTMNCPEDLAAKIHYPEYLAPNADAMKLVLGHCETVCAYNTYQFADYSRYDCSMFSEPEKARHREEVFPEDLKKAYDLGARLVNMAKA from the coding sequence ATGAGGGCTTTGTTTGTGAACGGTTCGCCGCGAAAAAATTGGAACACTCACAAAATGTTAGAGTCGGCCATGAAGGGAGCAAGCGATTCCGGGGCTGAGTGCGAAATGATTCACCTTTACGATTACAAGTTCAAAGGGTGCGTGTCGTGCTTTGCGTGCAAGGTCAAGAACAACAAGACCGCAGGACTCTGTGCGTACCGTGATGATTTGCGGCCAGTCTTGGAGAAGGCACTAGCGTCTGATGTCATTATCGCCGGAAGCCCGGTGTACTTCAGTTATCCCACTGGCATGTTCAGGTCATTCATTGAGCGGCTGCTATTCCCAATCATGAAATACGAGGTCAACCCGGACGGAACGAGGCCGAGAGCGATCGACAGAACGATTTACAGCGGAATAATCTACACAATGAACTGCCCGGAAGATTTAGCCGCAAAGATTCATTACCCCGAATACCTTGCGCCGAACGCTGACGCAATGAAGCTCGTGTTAGGCCACTGCGAGACTGTCTGCGCGTACAACACATACCAGTTTGCGGACTACTCGCGCTATGACTGTAGCATGTTCAGCGAGCCGGAGAAAGCGAGACACAGGGAGGAAGTTTTCCCGGAAGACCTGAAGAAGGCGTATGACCTCGGAGCGCGCCTCGTGAATATGGCCAAAGCGTAA
- a CDS encoding IS607 family transposase has translation MENTYNIAQAAKYLGFKVKTLQKWDREGRLIPAYRTKTNRRVYTQSQLDEFIGLRTQDTRTRVIAYCRVSSTAQKPDLVNQLEILKEYCSKSGLSNVEFISEIGGGLNFERKKFLEIMDAVERYEVKMLIIAHKDRLARFGFEYFRHFLAKHNCELVILNDEKMSPEPEMVEDLMTIIHCFSSRLYGLRNYRKSLKEALKNGQTS, from the coding sequence ATGGAAAACACGTATAACATAGCACAAGCAGCAAAATATTTAGGCTTTAAGGTAAAAACACTCCAAAAGTGGGACAGGGAAGGAAGGTTAATTCCCGCTTATCGAACTAAAACTAATCGGAGAGTTTATACGCAAAGCCAGCTTGACGAATTTATAGGATTGCGGACGCAAGATACACGCACAAGAGTTATAGCCTATTGCCGAGTATCAAGTACAGCACAGAAGCCGGATTTAGTAAATCAGCTTGAAATCCTGAAAGAATATTGCTCAAAGTCTGGATTATCTAACGTAGAGTTTATCTCGGAAATCGGCGGCGGATTAAACTTTGAGCGCAAGAAATTCCTTGAGATTATGGACGCAGTAGAACGGTATGAAGTGAAAATGCTGATAATCGCCCATAAAGACAGGTTAGCGCGTTTCGGTTTTGAATATTTCCGTCATTTTCTTGCAAAACATAACTGCGAGCTTGTAATCCTGAATGATGAAAAAATGTCGCCAGAGCCGGAAATGGTAGAAGACTTAATGACAATAATACATTGTTTCAGTTCACGGCTTTACGGGTTAAGGAATTACCGCAAGTCGCTC
- a CDS encoding alanine--glyoxylate aminotransferase family protein gives MERYRIGLIPGPVRVPEEIKSAWSSDYGSPDIEDEFFTLYRENQSLTQKLIHTKNDIVITSGEAMSVLWASLKCTLRPGSRLLAVSSGIFGEGFAEMARSLGAVAEICAFPYDEVPDPERVHEHAGVFRPDVITAVHCETPSGTITPCLAEIGSIAREFGALFVVDFVSSAGGSELFADECGIDIGLLGSQKVLSLPPCLSISSISQRAWEVIHDVNYSGYESYLGWENVPREHFTPYTHDWNAMKALNISLKMIMREGQEAVIERHKNAAELCRDLGREMGLRLFPKSAEYLSPTVTAFYVPDGFTWPEFDGALRERGLAVGGNYGKLAGRVFRVGHMGSQADCDLVRGGMSIIREIIRKH, from the coding sequence ATGGAGCGTTACAGAATCGGACTTATCCCCGGCCCCGTCAGAGTCCCAGAAGAAATAAAATCAGCATGGAGCAGTGATTACGGAAGCCCCGACATTGAGGACGAATTTTTCACCCTTTACCGCGAGAATCAATCACTGACGCAGAAACTTATTCACACAAAAAATGATATAGTCATCACATCCGGCGAGGCAATGTCAGTATTATGGGCATCGCTGAAATGTACGCTTAGGCCGGGAAGCAGGCTTCTTGCTGTGTCGTCCGGGATATTCGGCGAGGGGTTCGCGGAAATGGCGCGGAGTCTCGGAGCTGTGGCTGAGATTTGCGCGTTCCCGTATGATGAAGTCCCTGACCCTGAAAGAGTCCATGAACACGCGGGAGTCTTCCGGCCTGACGTGATTACGGCTGTCCATTGTGAGACACCTTCAGGGACAATAACGCCGTGCCTCGCTGAAATCGGGAGCATTGCCCGCGAGTTTGGCGCGCTTTTTGTTGTTGACTTTGTGTCGTCCGCAGGAGGGTCTGAGCTTTTCGCTGACGAATGCGGAATCGACATCGGCCTCTTGGGAAGCCAAAAAGTTTTGTCGCTGCCTCCGTGCCTGTCAATATCATCAATATCACAAAGAGCGTGGGAAGTCATACATGACGTGAATTATTCCGGCTATGAGTCATATTTGGGCTGGGAAAATGTCCCCCGTGAACACTTCACACCCTACACTCACGACTGGAACGCGATGAAGGCTCTTAATATTTCCCTGAAGATGATTATGCGAGAGGGGCAGGAGGCCGTAATTGAACGCCACAAAAACGCCGCGGAGTTATGCCGGGATCTTGGGCGTGAAATGGGACTGCGGCTTTTCCCAAAGAGCGCGGAATATTTATCGCCTACAGTAACAGCTTTCTATGTGCCTGACGGATTCACATGGCCGGAATTTGACGGGGCATTGCGCGAACGGGGACTCGCTGTCGGGGGCAACTACGGGAAATTAGCGGGAAGAGTCTTCCGTGTCGGGCATATGGGAAGCCAGGCGGACTGTGATTTAGTGCGCGGGGGAATGAGCATAATACGTGAAATTATCCGCAAACACTGA
- a CDS encoding methylated-DNA--[protein]-cysteine S-methyltransferase produces the protein MAPCFSHSYISPLGGITLCSDGENITALYFSDMLREDSAHAEPQSLPVFEQAREWLDIYFSGKKPGFIPPLKIEGSEFHRSICGIILTITFGHVMTYSEIAKVNAERRKIPGISPQAVGRVAANNKILIMIPCHRVIGSKGSLTGYSGGISRKLKLLELEGFDISQLSKH, from the coding sequence ATGGCGCCTTGTTTTTCACACAGCTACATTTCTCCACTTGGCGGGATAACTTTGTGCAGCGACGGGGAAAATATCACAGCCCTGTATTTTTCTGACATGCTCAGGGAAGACAGCGCACACGCTGAACCTCAAAGCCTGCCGGTGTTTGAACAGGCTCGCGAATGGCTCGATATATATTTCAGCGGAAAGAAACCGGGCTTTATCCCTCCGCTGAAGATTGAAGGCTCAGAGTTTCACAGGTCAATATGCGGAATAATTCTCACAATAACTTTCGGCCATGTCATGACGTATTCAGAAATAGCGAAGGTGAACGCTGAACGCAGGAAAATTCCGGGCATATCCCCGCAAGCTGTTGGCAGAGTTGCCGCGAACAACAAAATACTCATCATGATACCGTGCCACAGGGTTATAGGCTCAAAAGGGAGTCTCACAGGCTACAGCGGAGGAATCTCACGTAAATTGAAGCTGCTTGAGCTTGAAGGGTTTGACATATCCCAGCTGTCAAAGCACTAA
- a CDS encoding MFS transporter: MTSRIFKAESQYKAFILSLAVFGLAYGLYKAVLDNYLAEIVSMSQFDRGVSEFFRELPGFMLVFVLALLYEFSAEKIFKAGAVIMLAGMAMQSVIPASRFLVTCAVFVYSLGEHMQYGMRSTLALEYARNGRGGAALGLQNSAYQFGTLAGYIVVAIVFGLMAGKMNLYRPVFVVSSAITLIGFVITLKMTGRSGHEHTVTRFYFRRKYFKFYMLEIFYGARKQIFFTFGPYLLVLFYGAGAMAISILFALSAIATFIFSPIVGKIIDRYGYKIVMVMDTLILVIVCFFYGFAHHIFPKNIAFLVCCVNYILDAVISLASMASNVYVQDLSDTPEEVKATIATGVSVNHLITILIALFGGWIWQTMGIETLFMMSAIFGLFNSAYAATINTEDSRRAFV, encoded by the coding sequence ATGACCTCAAGAATCTTCAAGGCTGAGTCGCAGTACAAAGCATTCATTTTGTCGCTGGCAGTTTTCGGGCTGGCTTACGGATTGTATAAAGCGGTCCTCGATAATTATCTGGCGGAGATAGTCAGCATGTCGCAGTTTGACCGGGGAGTCTCTGAGTTCTTCCGGGAGCTTCCCGGCTTTATGCTGGTGTTCGTTCTCGCGCTGCTCTATGAATTTTCCGCAGAAAAAATCTTCAAGGCCGGAGCGGTAATAATGCTTGCGGGAATGGCTATGCAGTCAGTGATTCCGGCAAGCCGTTTCCTCGTAACATGCGCTGTTTTCGTGTACTCTCTCGGAGAGCATATGCAGTACGGAATGAGAAGCACCCTCGCGCTTGAGTACGCCAGAAACGGCAGGGGAGGCGCGGCACTCGGCCTGCAAAATTCCGCGTACCAGTTCGGGACATTGGCCGGGTATATCGTTGTGGCGATCGTGTTCGGACTCATGGCCGGGAAAATGAATCTCTACCGCCCTGTGTTTGTCGTCTCGTCAGCAATAACACTAATCGGATTCGTAATCACCCTGAAAATGACGGGCAGAAGCGGGCATGAACATACCGTAACAAGATTCTACTTCCGCCGAAAATACTTCAAGTTCTACATGCTTGAGATATTCTACGGGGCAAGAAAGCAGATTTTCTTCACGTTCGGGCCGTACCTGCTTGTATTATTTTACGGGGCGGGGGCTATGGCGATAAGCATATTGTTCGCGCTGTCAGCAATAGCAACGTTCATATTCTCGCCGATTGTCGGGAAGATTATTGACCGTTACGGCTACAAAATTGTGATGGTAATGGACACGCTTATACTTGTTATTGTGTGCTTCTTCTACGGTTTCGCACATCATATTTTCCCGAAAAATATAGCGTTCCTCGTCTGCTGTGTGAATTACATCCTCGACGCTGTAATCTCCCTCGCGTCAATGGCCTCAAATGTATACGTTCAGGACTTATCCGACACTCCTGAAGAGGTCAAAGCGACAATAGCGACAGGAGTCTCAGTCAATCATTTAATCACTATACTGATTGCGTTATTCGGGGGATGGATATGGCAGACGATGGGAATCGAGACGCTTTTCATGATGTCGGCGATTTTCGGACTGTTCAACAGCGCATACGCCGCGACGATTAACACGGAGGACAGCAGGCGGGCTTTTGTGTGA
- a CDS encoding 4Fe-4S dicluster domain-containing protein: MGMRGIHTSVNDIRRAIFSEVAKLSYNYKPGDLSEMERIPYRVIPGEISHYRDDVFLERAIVRERIRLAMGLPLRKASEHAPVSTGAEECVHPEKYYQPPLINIIKFACHSCPDNKVVITDQCQGCIARPCSQVCPKDAIYFERGQGHINYEKCIKCGKCMGVCQYGVILRMQRPCAVACGMKAIVTDEYGRADIDQEKCVSCGMCLANCPFGAIADKAQIFQCIQAIRSETPVYAAIAPAVAGQFGKTLTPEKMRAAFMALGFADVIEVAVGADLCTLQEAEDFVKEVPDRLPFMGTSCCPAWSVMAKKEFPQFAECISMALTPMVLTGRLIKKEHPGCKVAFIGPCAAKKLEASRRSVRSDVDFVLTFEEVLGMFEAKEVDFDYLEKMPVPDNASADGRGFAVSGGVAEAVVNCIKNLHPEREVLTERAEGLNDCRKMLLMAKAGKRNGYLLEGMACPGGCVGGAGTVELITQAAGEVAKIKRISKKAHAYESEFEKILPDLEE; this comes from the coding sequence ATGGGAATGAGAGGTATTCACACGTCAGTAAATGACATAAGACGCGCAATTTTTTCTGAGGTCGCAAAATTATCCTATAACTACAAGCCCGGCGATCTCTCCGAAATGGAGCGCATACCGTACAGAGTCATCCCCGGAGAAATCTCACACTACCGCGATGATGTCTTCCTCGAACGCGCAATAGTCCGCGAAAGAATCAGGCTGGCAATGGGACTCCCTCTCCGAAAAGCCTCCGAACATGCTCCCGTCTCAACAGGCGCTGAAGAATGCGTACACCCGGAGAAATACTACCAGCCCCCGCTGATCAACATAATCAAGTTCGCGTGCCACTCATGCCCGGACAACAAAGTAGTAATCACAGACCAGTGTCAGGGGTGTATTGCCCGGCCATGTTCGCAGGTCTGTCCGAAAGACGCAATATATTTCGAGCGCGGACAGGGGCATATCAATTACGAGAAGTGCATAAAGTGCGGGAAATGTATGGGCGTGTGTCAGTACGGCGTAATTCTGAGAATGCAGAGGCCCTGCGCTGTTGCCTGCGGAATGAAGGCTATTGTTACGGACGAATACGGGCGGGCGGACATAGATCAGGAAAAATGCGTGTCCTGCGGAATGTGCCTGGCTAACTGTCCTTTCGGGGCGATTGCGGACAAGGCTCAAATATTCCAGTGCATTCAGGCAATACGGAGCGAGACTCCTGTTTACGCGGCTATAGCTCCTGCTGTGGCGGGTCAGTTCGGGAAGACTCTTACGCCTGAGAAAATGCGGGCGGCGTTTATGGCACTGGGCTTTGCTGACGTTATAGAGGTTGCCGTGGGCGCGGACTTATGCACATTGCAGGAGGCTGAAGATTTCGTGAAGGAAGTCCCCGACAGACTGCCCTTCATGGGAACATCGTGCTGTCCGGCGTGGTCAGTCATGGCAAAAAAAGAGTTCCCGCAGTTCGCCGAATGTATCAGCATGGCATTGACTCCGATGGTCTTGACCGGGCGACTCATCAAGAAGGAACACCCCGGGTGCAAGGTTGCCTTCATTGGGCCTTGCGCGGCGAAAAAACTAGAGGCAAGCCGCAGAAGCGTACGGAGTGATGTTGATTTTGTGCTTACGTTCGAGGAAGTACTCGGAATGTTTGAGGCCAAAGAGGTAGATTTCGACTATCTTGAGAAAATGCCCGTGCCTGACAACGCAAGCGCGGACGGACGCGGGTTTGCTGTGTCGGGCGGAGTCGCTGAGGCTGTCGTGAATTGCATCAAGAATCTTCACCCGGAACGTGAAGTACTCACCGAACGCGCCGAGGGTCTCAATGACTGCCGGAAAATGTTGCTGATGGCCAAAGCAGGAAAGCGGAACGGTTATTTGCTTGAGGGCATGGCCTGCCCCGGAGGGTGTGTAGGCGGAGCGGGAACGGTTGAGCTTATCACGCAGGCGGCCGGGGAAGTCGCGAAAATCAAGCGTATCAGCAAGAAGGCTCATGCCTATGAGAGCGAGTTCGAGAAAATTTTGCCTGATCTTGAGGAATAG